From Halorussus lipolyticus:
CAGACGCGAAGCACGCTCCGTTGGTGTAGTCCGGCCAATCATCTTGCCCTCTCACGGCAAGGACTAGGGTTCAAATCCCTAACGGAGCACTCTTCTAAGCGAACTAATCGGCGAGCGGTAGTTGCGTTCTAACGTATAGAGAATCGTAATTAATTCGCTACCCCTCCTACCGAATTTTCAAACCCTCGTAAAGAGCGGTCTGCACTTCCGAGAACACCCCGATGCCCACCAACCATACGCCCAGTGCCCGTTTAATAACAATTAATGTCCTCCTGTGGAATCAGACGTAGCAGACGGAACTCATGGCGGGCGACTCTCTCTCCCGGCGGAAGGCCCAACTGGACACACCGGAGCGCGACCATCTCGAAAGCGTCGTGGCCGAGATGCGTGAGCGCGTCGAGGACAACCTCGCGCTCCGACTCTCACAGATGGGCCTCGACACCGAACCCGACGATGACGCCGGGTTAGACGACGAGGCCCGACAAGTAGCCGAGGCCATCGCCCTCGAAGCGGGAGACGACGGCGACTGGGATGCTGTGGTGTCGGAGTACGTCACTGGCGTCGGCTACACCGTGGTCAATCGCCTCTCTGCGCTCCGGTGCATGGAGGTCCGCGGATTTCTCGACGAGGAGGTCACGGCGTTCAACGACGACGGTCTCACCCCTTCGGCGGAGACACTGGTTCGCGACGAGTCTCTGCCAGCGGACGAGGCCGTCCTGACGGCCTATCGGGACGCCTGCGACGAGTTGACCGAGGAAATCGAACTCCTGTTCGACCGGTCGTCTGCCGACAGTCAGATAGAACCCGATGCCGACGCCTTCGAGGACCTCTGTGCCCTGCTGGACGAGGTTCCCGACGAGGTGTGGCGGGCAGACGACGTACTCGGGTGGGTCTACGAGTACTACAACGTCAGCCAACTCCCCGAGGTGCGAGAGCGGATGCGGACCGGCCGGTTCGACGCCGACGACGTGGCGGTCGCAAACCAGTTCTACACGCCCCACTGGGTCGCGCGACTGCTGACCGACAACGCGGTGGCCAAGCCCCACCTGCTGGCGAGTGGCGAGCGAGACGCCTGCATCGAGGCCCAGCGTGGACTCTCTCCGGACGAGCGAATCGAGCGCGACCCCGGATACGACGCCGCGCCGGAAATCGAGGACCTCTGCACCTACCTCGTGGCCGCCGAATCGGACGACGCCGGGAACGTGGTGCCCGACCGACACCCCTCCAAGATTCGAGTGCTGGACCCCGCCTGCGGGACCGGCCATTTCCTGCTGTACGCCTTCGACGTGCTGGAGCGAATCTGGCGCGACGCGACGGACGTGGACCCGGCCGAGATTCCGGCGCGGATTCTGAAGCACAACCTCCACGGCATCGACATCGACATGCAGGCGTGCCGACTGTCGGCGTTCAACCTCTATCTGAAGGCCCGCAGTCGGGCCGAGACCGAGGGCGGCGACGATTTCGAGATGCCGACTCTCGGGGTCGTCTGCGCCGACAGCGAACGCTCGGACACGACCCGAGCGCGGGGGGTAATCGAGACGCTGGCCGAGACCAGCGACGAGTTCGCCGGGGCGCTAGAGACCGTCCTCGAAGATTTTCGGGAGACTGACGGCCTCGGGGGCCTCCTCGACGTGACGGGGACGCTGGCGGACGCACTCGACCGGGCCACCCACTCGGAGGAGGCGGGCGACACCTCCTCGCTGTCGGCGTGGATAGACCGACTCCACGACGAGATTGAACGCGAGGCAGGCGACCGGTTTTGCCACCAGAATCTCCGGAGTTTCCTCCGAGTCGTGCGTCTGCTGACCGACGAGTACGACGCCGTGGTGATGAATCCGCCCTACGGCGGCCACCGCCGGATGCCCAAGGGGGTCAAGGAGTACGTCGGGGACCACTACGAGTTCAAGCCCGAATACTACGCTAACTTCTTGGAGCAGTCCGGGCGACTCCTCAAACCGCAGGGCAGAATCGGGATGCTGGTCCCCCGGTCGTTCATGTACAAGGAGTCGTTCGAGGACGTGCGCCGGGAACTGGTCGAACCCGACGGGAAGTTCGACTTCGACTTTCTGGTCGAGTTCGGCGATGGCGTCCTCGACAACGCGACGGTCCGGACCGTCGGAACGGTCCTGACGAAGGGCGAGACCGAAAATTCCCGAGGAGGCGACGACCACCAATCGGTCGGCGAGTTCGTGCAGTTGTCGGACGTGCGCGCCGACGAGCAGGAAGAAACCTTCGCGCGGGTTCTCGGGGACGACCCCGAAGTAGCGTGGCGACGCCACTCGGTCCCGACCGACGAGTTCCGGACCGTCCCCGGCGGGATGCTGACCTACTGGACGCCCTCGGACCTGCGCGAACTCTACGCCAGCGAGACGGTCCTCGACGCCGAGCAGGCCGGTCTCGACCGGGACGGCATCGGGTCGGCCAAGAAGGGCATCGACACGGGCGACAACGACCGATTCGTGCGTCGGTCGTGGGAGTGCGACGACGAGTCCCGCTGGCGGCCCTACGCCAAGGGCGGCGAGCGCAGTTGGTTCCACTACCCCGACGACTTCCGGGTGCTGTGGGGGACGGGCGAAGACGCCGGGCGGGAGATTTCCAGACACGATAGTTCGACCATCCGGAATCGGGACGCTCAGGGCCGAGAAGCCGTCACGTGGCCGCTCATCAAGGACTCGGGCCACCGGTTCGCCCGGTTTCCGAGCGGCGGCGTCTCGGACAACGGCGGGCCGTGCTTCTACCCCGACGACGAATCGACCGCGTACCTGACCGCCCTGCTCAACAGCACGATTTACACTGGTTTGATGTTGGCACAGACGCCCGAGAGACAGTGGAATCTGTCCGATGTCGCAGTCCTGCCGTACTTCGACGCTCCCGACGAGGCCAGACGGAAACTGACCGAGGCCTCGGCCGAGCTGACCGAACTGGTCGAGCGATTCGAGTCCCGCCGGTTGCGGTCGGGTCGCTACGGCGAGACGCTGGGCGAGTACGAGGACGTAGCAGAGTTCGTCGCCGAGCGAGCAAACGCCATCGAGGAGATAGTCGGCCGGATGCGGGAGCGGAAGGCCGAAATCGACGCCATCGTGGCCCGAGAGTTGGCCATCGGCGACGACGTGCTGGCCGAAATCGAGCGCGAGGCCGCCCTGCGATACGGCGGTTTCGACCCGGTTCCCTACGACACGTCCGACCTGCCGACCGACGAGGAAGCGGTCTGCCGGCGACTCGTGTCCCACCTCGTCCTGCGGGCAGTCCGCGAGAGCGACGACGGCATCGTGGACCTGAGCGCCGACTTCCGGCCGGGCGAGGACCTCCACGACGCGATTGCCGACGAACTCCACGACCTGTTCGACGCGCCGCCCGAGGCGGTCCTCGCGGACATCGACCGGACGCTCGGCGCGCAGTCGGCCGAGTCTTCGGCGTACCCTAACGTCGAGCGGTGGGTCCGCGAGGAGTTCTTCGACGCTCACCTGTCGCAGTTCGAGAACACGCCCGTAATCTGGCGACTGACGACCGCTCGACTGGTCTCTGACCCCGCGGGCGAGGGGTTCGGTTGTCTGGTCGATTACGCCGAAATCGACTCGTCGCTGTTCGACCGACTAGAGACTCAGTATCTCGAACCGCGGAAGGCCGACCTGCGCGAGCGTCGCAACGCCGCCGAGCGACGCCGGGCCGACGACTCGCTCTCGGCGTCCGAGCGGGCCGACGCCGCCGACGAGTACGACCGCTGTGTCAGCGGACTGGAACAAATCGAGGCGTTCGAGGAGGCGATGCGGGCGCTGTCGGACGAGTCGCCCCGCGAGTGGGGACCGGACGACCGGGAGCGAGCGGAGGCGCTGGGCAGAGACGTGGCAGAGTTCCGCGAGCGGACCGACGAGAAACTCGACGGACTCGACAAACTCGCCGACCTGCACGACGAAGCGTGGTTCGCGGACGTCTTCAGTCCGGCCTTCCGCGAGAAAGTCGCGGCCAACCGCGGCGAGTGGATTAGCGCGCTGGAGGACTTACAGGCGGCCTGTTCGGCCTACGCCCGCCCCGCGGAAAAACCGGTCGAGGCCCACCACTACGACCTGCTGGCGCACTTTCCCGACTTGGCGGGGTCGGACCACTATTCGAGCAACGGCGTGCTGTTCACGACCTACTACTTCGAGCGCGAGGAGATTCGGCACCTCGACGAGGAGCAACCGGAGGGGAGTCCGGGCGAATCCACGGAGAATCCGAGCGAATCCACAGCGAATCCCAGCGACGAGACGGCCGAGATTCTGGCGGACCTCACGGCCGACGTGGACGAGTACAAGTCGCTGGCCGAGGAAATCGAGGACCAGTGTGCCGACTTGAAGCGGTCGCTCTCGTCGGACTGGAAAACGCGGGCGCTCGCCGAAATCACGACGGCGGGGTACCGCCCCGAGCGCAAACACGGCGTGGCGGTCACCCTCGAACCCCTCGCCGACGCAAAACTCGTCCCCGAGAGCGTCGAGCGTCGGGTGCTGTAGGCGCTTCGCGGATTATTCCGGCCGCGAGTGTAAAATTTCCATCAGAAGAAGTGTTGTTCCGGCTCGTCGTAGGTGGAGTCGATGAGTCCTCCCGCCGACTCCTCGGGTCGAGTCGCGTCCTCCCGACGAGTTGCGTCCTCGGGTCGAGTTTCCCCGTCCCGCCGCCTCGCGCTCGCGGTCGTCTTGCTGGTCGTCCTGTCCGGATTCGCCGGGTGCTTGGGCAGTCTCGGGGTCGGCCCGGCAGATTCGACCGCGACCACGACAGGGCCGGGCGTCGATTCGGCCGCGCTCGCCGAGGGCGGGAATCTCTCGGTTCACTTCCTCAACGTCGGGCAGGGCGCGAGCATCCTCGTCGTCGGACCCTCCGGCGAGACCTTGCTGTACGACACGGGCAACTGGAACGACGACGGCCGGTACGTCCTCGATTACCTCCGGGAGCGGGACATCGAGCGCATCGACTACCTCGTGACCTCCCACGCCGACGCCGACCACATCGGCGGCCACGCCGAGGTCATCGACTACTTCGAGACCGAGGCCGATGGCATCGGGGCTATCTACGACC
This genomic window contains:
- the pglX gene encoding BREX-5 system adenine-specific DNA-methyltransferase PglX translates to MAGDSLSRRKAQLDTPERDHLESVVAEMRERVEDNLALRLSQMGLDTEPDDDAGLDDEARQVAEAIALEAGDDGDWDAVVSEYVTGVGYTVVNRLSALRCMEVRGFLDEEVTAFNDDGLTPSAETLVRDESLPADEAVLTAYRDACDELTEEIELLFDRSSADSQIEPDADAFEDLCALLDEVPDEVWRADDVLGWVYEYYNVSQLPEVRERMRTGRFDADDVAVANQFYTPHWVARLLTDNAVAKPHLLASGERDACIEAQRGLSPDERIERDPGYDAAPEIEDLCTYLVAAESDDAGNVVPDRHPSKIRVLDPACGTGHFLLYAFDVLERIWRDATDVDPAEIPARILKHNLHGIDIDMQACRLSAFNLYLKARSRAETEGGDDFEMPTLGVVCADSERSDTTRARGVIETLAETSDEFAGALETVLEDFRETDGLGGLLDVTGTLADALDRATHSEEAGDTSSLSAWIDRLHDEIEREAGDRFCHQNLRSFLRVVRLLTDEYDAVVMNPPYGGHRRMPKGVKEYVGDHYEFKPEYYANFLEQSGRLLKPQGRIGMLVPRSFMYKESFEDVRRELVEPDGKFDFDFLVEFGDGVLDNATVRTVGTVLTKGETENSRGGDDHQSVGEFVQLSDVRADEQEETFARVLGDDPEVAWRRHSVPTDEFRTVPGGMLTYWTPSDLRELYASETVLDAEQAGLDRDGIGSAKKGIDTGDNDRFVRRSWECDDESRWRPYAKGGERSWFHYPDDFRVLWGTGEDAGREISRHDSSTIRNRDAQGREAVTWPLIKDSGHRFARFPSGGVSDNGGPCFYPDDESTAYLTALLNSTIYTGLMLAQTPERQWNLSDVAVLPYFDAPDEARRKLTEASAELTELVERFESRRLRSGRYGETLGEYEDVAEFVAERANAIEEIVGRMRERKAEIDAIVARELAIGDDVLAEIEREAALRYGGFDPVPYDTSDLPTDEEAVCRRLVSHLVLRAVRESDDGIVDLSADFRPGEDLHDAIADELHDLFDAPPEAVLADIDRTLGAQSAESSAYPNVERWVREEFFDAHLSQFENTPVIWRLTTARLVSDPAGEGFGCLVDYAEIDSSLFDRLETQYLEPRKADLRERRNAAERRRADDSLSASERADAADEYDRCVSGLEQIEAFEEAMRALSDESPREWGPDDRERAEALGRDVAEFRERTDEKLDGLDKLADLHDEAWFADVFSPAFREKVAANRGEWISALEDLQAACSAYARPAEKPVEAHHYDLLAHFPDLAGSDHYSSNGVLFTTYYFEREEIRHLDEEQPEGSPGESTENPSESTANPSDETAEILADLTADVDEYKSLAEEIEDQCADLKRSLSSDWKTRALAEITTAGYRPERKHGVAVTLEPLADAKLVPESVERRVL